In a single window of the Pseudohongiella acticola genome:
- a CDS encoding ABC transporter ATP-binding protein has product MAKITLNNIAHSYDGGNSYALKALTHEWHDGGAYALLGPSGCGKTTLLNIISGLLQPSEGQLLFDDTDVGTLPTERRNIAQVFQFPVLYDTMTVAENLAFPLRNRRGADKLSAADINARVQQAIAMLGLESLANRKARGLSADDKQKISLGRGLVRTDVNAILFDEPLTVIDPHLKWQLRTQLKQIHRQFGHTMIYVTHDQTEALTFADKVVVMLAGEVVQMGTPQELFDTPQHTFVGQFIGSPGMNVLPCEVAGNEAVIDGRRIALARQYPELSGVVELGIRPEFVRLADNGHGMPVQIVGVEDVGRYRIARAQLQHHRLDIIVPEHQPIPSDPCVEFDSERINIYQNSQLVSGASI; this is encoded by the coding sequence ATGGCTAAAATTACACTCAATAACATTGCGCACTCTTATGATGGCGGCAACAGCTATGCCCTGAAAGCATTAACGCATGAATGGCATGACGGTGGCGCCTACGCCCTGCTGGGACCATCTGGCTGTGGCAAAACCACATTGCTGAATATCATATCAGGCCTGTTACAGCCCAGCGAAGGGCAGCTGTTATTCGACGATACCGATGTCGGAACCCTGCCCACAGAGCGGCGCAATATAGCCCAGGTGTTCCAGTTCCCGGTGTTGTACGACACCATGACCGTGGCAGAGAACCTGGCTTTTCCACTACGCAACCGCCGGGGGGCAGACAAACTGAGCGCCGCCGATATCAATGCGCGGGTACAACAGGCAATCGCCATGCTCGGCCTGGAATCTCTGGCCAATCGCAAAGCGCGTGGATTGAGCGCCGATGACAAACAGAAAATATCTTTGGGACGTGGGCTGGTGCGCACAGATGTCAATGCGATTCTGTTTGATGAACCCCTGACGGTCATTGATCCACATTTGAAGTGGCAGTTGCGCACCCAGCTCAAGCAGATTCACCGTCAGTTCGGTCACACCATGATTTATGTGACACATGACCAGACCGAAGCGCTGACCTTCGCTGACAAGGTTGTGGTGATGCTGGCCGGCGAAGTTGTGCAGATGGGCACGCCGCAGGAGTTGTTTGATACGCCGCAACATACCTTTGTCGGTCAATTTATCGGCTCACCCGGCATGAATGTATTGCCCTGCGAAGTGGCTGGCAATGAGGCCGTGATAGACGGTCGCCGGATCGCACTGGCGAGGCAGTATCCGGAGTTGTCCGGCGTAGTGGAGCTGGGGATTCGTCCGGAGTTTGTCCGTCTGGCTGACAATGGGCATGGCATGCCGGTACAGATAGTTGGTGTTGAAGACGTGGGCCGATACCGAATTGCGAGGGCGCAGCTGCAGCATCACCGGCTTGACATTATTGTACCCGAGCACCAGCCGATTCCCAGTGATCCTTGCGTGGAGTTCGACAGTGAGCGCATCAACATTTATCAGAACTCGCAGCTGGTGAGTGGGGCATCGATATGA
- a CDS encoding ABC transporter ATP-binding protein, with protein sequence MLELAGVSRRVDNEDHIRDVSLQLTRGSMNVLLGPTLSGKTSLMRLMAGLDKPTRGDILLDGRSVLNIPVQKRRVAMVYQQFINYPTLSIYENIASPLRVARLAAADIDKKVRHAADLLRLTEFLDKRPAQLSGGQQQRTAIARALVKDSQLVLLDEPLANLDYKLREELRQELPRIFAELGAILVYASTEPSEALLLGGNTATMHQGRVTQFGRTIEVFHHPSDLITAKTFSDPPMNTATVVKVGAELQLDRFVVALSPQQAALPDAEYTLALRPWHLSLATGDAKKQCAIEGQVRVTEITGSETYVHLQVAGRPWVSLTHGIRHLAVDAVMPLYFSSDDIYLFDRSGQRVLAPGDGVRPTAASATGT encoded by the coding sequence ATGCTGGAACTGGCAGGCGTAAGCAGACGCGTGGACAACGAGGATCATATTCGTGATGTCAGTCTGCAATTGACGCGCGGATCAATGAATGTGCTGTTGGGGCCCACCCTGTCAGGTAAAACCAGTCTGATGCGGCTAATGGCGGGACTGGACAAACCCACCCGTGGCGATATCCTGCTGGACGGACGCAGCGTCCTCAACATCCCGGTGCAGAAGCGTCGCGTTGCCATGGTTTATCAGCAGTTCATCAATTATCCTACCCTGAGTATCTACGAAAATATCGCTTCCCCATTGCGGGTCGCCAGACTGGCGGCAGCCGACATCGATAAAAAAGTGCGTCATGCTGCTGATCTGTTGCGATTGACCGAGTTCCTGGACAAGCGGCCGGCGCAGTTGTCAGGTGGTCAGCAACAGCGCACGGCCATCGCCCGGGCGCTGGTCAAGGATTCCCAGCTGGTGTTGCTGGATGAGCCGCTGGCGAACCTGGATTACAAATTGCGTGAAGAATTGCGTCAGGAGTTACCCCGAATTTTTGCCGAGCTGGGCGCCATACTGGTGTATGCCAGTACAGAGCCCTCGGAGGCACTGCTATTGGGCGGAAACACCGCGACGATGCATCAGGGGCGAGTGACCCAGTTTGGCCGTACCATCGAAGTGTTCCATCACCCTAGTGACCTGATCACGGCAAAAACCTTCTCCGATCCGCCAATGAATACCGCGACGGTAGTTAAAGTGGGCGCCGAATTGCAGCTGGACCGTTTTGTCGTTGCCCTGTCGCCTCAGCAGGCGGCCTTGCCGGATGCCGAGTACACGCTGGCGCTGCGGCCATGGCACCTCTCCCTGGCCACAGGTGACGCCAAAAAACAGTGCGCAATTGAGGGCCAGGTGCGGGTCACAGAGATCACCGGCTCGGAAACCTATGTGCATCTGCAGGTGGCCGGGCGACCCTGGGTGAGTCTGACGCACGGCATTCGTCACCTGGCGGTTGATGCCGTCATGCCGCTGTATTTTTCATCCGACGATATTTATCTGTTTGATCGCAGCGGTCAACGGGTGCTGGCGCCCGGTGACGGGGTTCGCCCGACAGCAGCGAGTGCAACAGGGACATGA
- a CDS encoding D-2-hydroxyacid dehydrogenase yields MKAVLLDAASLGDDVDLAPLAAAVDELVIHQHTAVEQCVARLTGAQAAICNKVVLDADTLAALPGLSLICVLATGTNNIDSDAAARQGIEVRNITAYGTASVAQHTLMLMLALANRLPLYQHDVNAGDWQHSKSFCLMTHTTLQLDGKHLVIVGQGELGQRVAHLAEAFGMRVSFTARPGNERHDQRPTLAQLAPAADIISLHCPLTEHTRHLIDQAMLSKLKPGAILINCARGGIVDDGAALAALRQGFLGGLGVDVLPQEPPSQGHALLTALQDKLNLVVTPHNAWISPEARQTVVDMTADNLRQT; encoded by the coding sequence ATGAAAGCCGTATTACTTGACGCCGCCAGCCTGGGCGACGATGTGGACCTTGCGCCGCTGGCGGCGGCAGTGGATGAGCTGGTCATCCATCAACATACCGCCGTTGAGCAATGTGTGGCACGGCTGACCGGTGCGCAGGCGGCCATCTGCAACAAGGTGGTGCTGGACGCGGACACACTGGCAGCCTTGCCCGGCCTCAGCTTGATCTGTGTACTGGCGACGGGCACAAACAATATTGACAGTGATGCCGCCGCCCGGCAGGGCATCGAGGTACGCAACATCACTGCTTATGGCACCGCCAGCGTTGCGCAACATACCCTGATGCTGATGTTGGCACTGGCAAACCGCCTGCCGCTGTACCAGCACGACGTCAACGCCGGCGACTGGCAGCACAGCAAGTCTTTCTGCCTGATGACACATACAACACTGCAGCTGGACGGCAAACATCTGGTTATTGTGGGCCAGGGCGAGCTCGGGCAACGGGTCGCCCATCTGGCAGAAGCGTTTGGCATGCGAGTGAGTTTCACTGCGCGCCCGGGCAATGAGCGACACGATCAGCGCCCAACACTGGCGCAGCTGGCACCAGCAGCGGATATCATCAGCCTGCACTGTCCGTTGACCGAGCATACCCGTCACCTGATTGATCAGGCCATGCTGAGCAAACTGAAACCAGGTGCAATACTGATCAACTGCGCTCGCGGTGGTATCGTCGATGACGGTGCCGCGCTGGCAGCACTTCGGCAGGGATTTCTGGGTGGCCTGGGGGTTGATGTGCTGCCGCAGGAGCCGCCCAGTCAGGGCCATGCGTTGTTAACGGCGTTGCAGGACAAGCTCAACCTGGTTGTGACGCCGCATAACGCCTGGATAAGCCCGGAAGCGCGTCAGACGGTCGTCGACATGACCGCTGACAACTTGCGTCAGACCTGA